CCATGGCTTtcttattgtgtgtgtttgtggcactGTATATTGCACAGAGTGGTAagtcagatttatttttcttaacagCTCAATTTATGTGCTTTGAATTCCCAcagcaaaagaagaagaatcatAAGCCATTCATTACTTTTCACTGGCATTGCAGGTGAAAGACAGTCAATAAATGAATTTTTCAGCTGTATATTAAATGGAATTTCATAAGATGGCAGTGGAAAGTGTCCATTTTTACGCTAACATACTCACTGTGTTCCGAATGGGAAGCAGgcacttccaccagaagttaataTCCGTTCAATGGTTGTTTTTCTCCTgatgaatgtggtttatgattattgTTGCTTATTGCCTATCCCAGACATTAAAACACTTTAATCAATATGAATTCATAATGAAcgataattatagagaaaacaacaaataactgcgcaacttccctgtgttcagaagaccgtgttagctcacaatgttccgaACAGCACCTGAACTACTACAGATTTGTACCTTGTTATACGGCAAGCCTGCCCAGTTCATAGTCTCTCGCGAGCACCATTACctctggaagtatttttttaattatttgttatgaaagttgcactgtacATAACATTGTGAGATAACTTGGTGTTTGGAACACGTTGAGTCTACATTACATAAGAACAAAACTGAAATAAGCTAAAAGCTCATCATCACTCTGAATTCAATAGTTCAATATTGATAACCAAATCAGCAGGAGAATCTTACAGTAGTGGAATGATCTTTGAGTGGTGGCGTGTGTAACGTTTCTCTTGCCACTATCCCCAAGCAGCTGAAGAGGACAGAGTGGGTATCGTGGGGGGTACTGATGCTGCACCCCATTCCCGCCCCTACATGGTTTCCCTGCAAGTGGGCAAGAGTCATCTATGTGGAGGAATTCTGGTCAGGGAGGATTTTGTGCTCACGGCTGCCCACTGTAATGGGTGAGTTTTCCTTGTTACATTGTAAAAATTAACACCAGCTAAAGCTAGTGAGATGAGTGTTCAGCTTTACACTTTATAtaaagtactgtgcaaaagtattgggcGCATGTAAAATAATTGAAGTGAAGATGCTTTGAGAGCACAAGTGAAGACGAAATGAACGGAAAGTGATCTGCTCTTTACAATACATCAAAAAGTGTGTTGTAAAGAGCACTGAAGGTTCTCTTAGGTGCACTGCCCTGTAGCTCCATAAAAGATCAGCTGCTGGGTTTTTTCCAAACATATTGTTCAACTTGCCTCAGtccttctgcagactttggccgTCTCGCTTGCTTCTGGCTTCATAACTTAACACGTtactttattttacaaaatgcaaaacaattctGTGAAAATtctgtttggaaatctcaaatgcgCTTGTTTTTTACTGACATGctactggaaaaaaaacccccaaaaaaccatctaagaccaaattcatatttttaaaaaagtactgCACAGTATGAGTATGAAATGCAGTTGTTTATATTTACAGATATGCTCTGTGCATATAGTAAGCATTTTCGGGGGTGGCACTAGCAGTCGCTGatttggcggttcgatcccccgccctggatGTgcagaagtgtccctgagcgagacacccaacccccaatcaCTCTcaacgagctgattggtgccttgcatggcagccagtcgccacGCGGGACTGAGAgacaattgtaaagtgctttggctaaaagcactGTATAATTGCAGTCCATTTAGCATATTTTAACCTTTTCTTTTAAGATGGCAGGCAGGCAAATGCACTTGTAAGACAGCACTGGGGTTGTTTAGCCAGATGGTAGCCAATCATCGCTATTCAGTACTTTTTACCtggctctttttttctctcagctCCAACTAATACAGCAAGTGAAAGTAGTGATTAGGCTGAAATGAACACCAGCAAAAGATCAGGGGAGTTCCTCTACGGTAAATGCAGCTTAATCCAACCACTTTTTCAGTTTCAGGCGATACAGAGTCGTCCTGGGTGCTCACTCCCTAAATTCACGCGAATCAACTCAACAGGCGCTGTACATAAAGCGATTCTACCCACACCCAAAATACAACTTGGAAGCCAATGACATCATGCTACTCAAGGTATGAAAACCCAGTTTAATAGCTTTGgataccaccccagtgacaagcgttttttttaggcactttacatatctttttgttttctgagaGCGTAGCGTAAgctttttctcccccctcttGTTTCTGCTAGCTGAATGGGAAGGCGAAGCTGACTAAATTTGTCCAGGTGATCCCTTTGATGACTCAGCGACTGCCACCAGGCAAGGTGTGCAGCACTGCAGGCTGGGGGGATGTGGGTGATAATGGCACCCTCCCGAACAAACTGCAAGAGGTGAACACCACCATCATCGGACAGAAGAAGTGTGCAAAACTGTGGAGAGGCAGCGTTAAGATCACCAAGCGCATGGTGTGCGCGACAGGCCAGCGCCAATTCCAAGGCTTTTGTTCGGTATGTATCCTACAACCAAAACAGACGCTTCTTTCGTTGTTCATTTAAAGACATGAGAGCAGGTTATGATCTGAAAATAAGCAGTCTGACTAAAGTACAATAATATGAGTATGAAATCACTGCATAAATCCTCTTAGATCCGCCTAGATTAGCTGTGTGTGcgcagtatgtttgtgtttcagtacTCCTAACCTCGCCATACTGCACATTTCAGGGGGATTCAGGAGGTCCACTGGTGTGTGATGGG
The sequence above is a segment of the Conger conger chromosome 4, fConCon1.1, whole genome shotgun sequence genome. Coding sequences within it:
- the LOC133127522 gene encoding mast cell protease 1A-like isoform X1; translated protein: MTRNQSNTVYLKSLASPGEQYSLTMAFLLCVFVALYIAQSAAEEDRVGIVGGTDAAPHSRPYMVSLQVGKSHLCGGILVREDFVLTAAHCNGFRRYRVVLGAHSLNSRESTQQALYIKRFYPHPKYNLEANDIMLLKLNGKAKLTKFVQVIPLMTQRLPPGKVCSTAGWGDVGDNGTLPNKLQEVNTTIIGQKKCAKLWRGSVKITKRMVCATGQRQFQGFCSGDSGGPLVCDGKAAGSVSFSGQRCGDSRTPDVYMNIPSYRRWIKYVLKRG
- the LOC133127522 gene encoding mast cell protease 1A-like isoform X2, with amino-acid sequence MTRNQSNTVYLKSLASPGEQYSLTMAFLLCVFVALYIAQSAEEDRVGIVGGTDAAPHSRPYMVSLQVGKSHLCGGILVREDFVLTAAHCNGFRRYRVVLGAHSLNSRESTQQALYIKRFYPHPKYNLEANDIMLLKLNGKAKLTKFVQVIPLMTQRLPPGKVCSTAGWGDVGDNGTLPNKLQEVNTTIIGQKKCAKLWRGSVKITKRMVCATGQRQFQGFCSGDSGGPLVCDGKAAGSVSFSGQRCGDSRTPDVYMNIPSYRRWIKYVLKRG
- the LOC133127522 gene encoding mast cell protease 1A-like isoform X3, producing MCVYNTHQHLVLHRRHSLPWYNLVHRNTVYIGTASTATEEDRVGIVGGTDAAPHSRPYMVSLQVGKSHLCGGILVREDFVLTAAHCNGFRRYRVVLGAHSLNSRESTQQALYIKRFYPHPKYNLEANDIMLLKLNGKAKLTKFVQVIPLMTQRLPPGKVCSTAGWGDVGDNGTLPNKLQEVNTTIIGQKKCAKLWRGSVKITKRMVCATGQRQFQGFCSGDSGGPLVCDGKAAGSVSFSGQRCGDSRTPDVYMNIPSYRRWIKYVLKRG